One window of Triticum dicoccoides isolate Atlit2015 ecotype Zavitan chromosome 5A, WEW_v2.0, whole genome shotgun sequence genomic DNA carries:
- the LOC119301978 gene encoding small heat shock protein, chloroplastic-like produces the protein MLQAVVSNPQPVAASLGLGTPCHPGRGSVRVRSTRNGSADNLDHLRRPPTATARQPRQGNGNPAPRRRVIQTSPFGLWDSFPDARTLDQMMRTMERIMDEADDDDGRRPFVVPGATVPPTAARRADDRRGRTPWEIKERAGDYLVRFDMPGMTREDVRVSVQDRTLVVVAEKAAKQREAVGEKDKDNEEDGEEEEAWPAASYGRYRTRVELPENVEVESIAAVVRDGVLYLSIPKVSPSGGKVVSIQVQ, from the exons ATGCTGCAGGCGGTGGTCTCCAACCCGCAACCCGTCGCCGCGTCCCTGGGGCTGGGGACTCCTTGCCACCCTGGGCGAGGCTCGGTGAGGGTCCGCTCCACTAGGAACGGATCCGCCGATAACCTTGACCACCTGCGTAGGCCCCCGACGGCAACTGCTAGGCAGCCGCGGCAGGGGAATGGGAATCCTGCTCCGAGGAGGAGGGTCATCCAAACCTCGCCATTTG GGCTATGGGACAGCTTCCCGGACGCGCGAACCCTGGACCAGATGATGCGCACCATGGAGCGCATCATGGACGaggccgacgacgacgacggccgTCGCCCCTTCGTGGTGCCTGGCGCGACGGTGCCGCCCACGGCGGCACGGCGCGCGGACGACCGACGCGGGCGGACGCCGTGGGAGATCAAGGAGCGCGCGGGGGACTACCTGGTGCGGTTCGACATGCCGGGCATGACGAGGGAGGACGTGCGCGTGAGTGTGCAGGACCGGACGCTGGTGGTGGTCGCCGAGAAGGCGGCGAAGCAAAGGGAGGCGGTCGGAGAGAAAGATAAGGATAACGAggaggatggggaggaggaggaggcgtggcCGGCGGCGAGCTACGGGCGGTACAGGACGCGGGTGGAGCTGCCGGAGAACGTGGAGGTGGAGAGCATCGCCGCGGTGGTGAGGGACGGCGTGCTCTACCTCAGCATCCCCAAGGTGTCGCCGTCCGGGGGCAAAGTCGTGAGCATCCAGGTGCAGTGA